Proteins co-encoded in one Uloborus diversus isolate 005 chromosome 9, Udiv.v.3.1, whole genome shotgun sequence genomic window:
- the LOC129229384 gene encoding TD and POZ domain-containing protein 3-like, with amino-acid sequence MDLFPKFCTSEVFFSFHQSNSGACVVWKIKDFSTLKEEPKFYPSPEFKFRDVKWKLKLYPFGNTEENSGYVGLFLKPLSYFPSKLNYEFIIKNEFGKDYGPGWRTRDFSDCTAYGHSRLFKRQDILGGKYANLFPNDTLTVCCKMMMVENMETETTTFTGAEKSFPKSALLNCEMDSSLSKFREPLESGNLSDVLIRVGEETIAAHKLILSTNSEVFQAMFESDMKESQDNTVNLVDMDLTVAKAMLLWMYTRKVEQLSTGMSLQLYIAADRYMLSELKEKCREFVSKNLSSKNVGEVFEISKLHSDTILEKAVKKFFAGDVKNVLKSEEWKEFSVQKPILSVELLTHAITSNEFVF; translated from the exons ATGGatctatttccaaaattttgcacaTCGGAagtgtttttttcatttcaccAGTCTAACAGCGGAGCTTGTGTTGTTTGGAAAATCAAAGACTTTTCAACCTTGAAAGAAGAACCGAAATTTTACCCTTCTCCTGAATTTAAATTCCGGGACGTCAAATGGAAGCTGAAACTTTATCCATTCGgaaatactgaagaaaattcAGGATATGTTGGTTTATTTTTGAAACCTCTCTCATATTTTCCGTCGAAACTGAATTACGAATTCATCATTAAAAACGAATTTGGAAAGGATTATGGTCCTGGATGGCGAACAAGGGATTTCTCAGATTGTACAGCTTATGGACACAGCAGACTATTTAAGAGACAAGATATTTTAGGcggaaaatatgcaaatttgtttcCGAATGACACTTTAACCGTGTGCTGTAAAATGATGATGGTCGAAAATATGGAAACTGAAACTACAACTTTTACAG GTGCAGAAAAAAGTTTCCCTAAAAGTGCCCTTCTGAACTGTGAAATGGATTCCTCCCTAAGCAAGTTTCGTGAACCACTGGAGAGCGGCAACTTATCTGACGTTTTGATCCGTGTGGGCGAAGAGACAATCGCAGCACACAAACTGATCCTGTCCACCAACTCCGAAGTTTTCCAAGCCATGTTTGAGAGCGACATGAAAGAGAGCCAAGATAATACTGTCAACTTGGTCGACATGGATTTGACCGTGGCAAAGGCGATGTTGCTCTGGATGTACACGAGAAAAGTAGAACAACTCTCCACTGGAATGTCTCTCCAGTTGTACATTGCTGCCGACAGGTACATGCTGTCTGAACTGAAAGAGAAGTGCCGCGAATTTGTATCAAAAAACTTGTCTTCTAAAAATGTCGGTGAGGTCTTTGAAATTTCCAAATTGCATTCAGATACTATACTGGAGAaagcagttaaaaaatttttcgcTGGTGATGTTAAGAATGTTCTCAAGTCTGAGGAATGGAAAGAGTTTTCTGTTCAGAAGCCAATTTTATCGGTAGAATTACTGACCCATGCCATCACAAGCAATGAGTTTGTTTTTTGA